The sequence GCGCCGGGCCGCATCTCGGCGTAGCCGGCGGGGTCGAGCCCCCACTCCTCCGGCGGCCACGACACCACCGCGTTCAGGGACAGCGTCCCGGTCCGGTTGCCGTTGAACTCCCAGGACTGGAAGCCGTCCTCGGTGGTGACGACCTTCGGCGCCTGGTCGGCCCACTTCGCGGGCACGTGCCGGGTGAACATGTCGGGCGGCTCGACGACGTGGTCGTCGATGCTGACCAGGATCATGTCCTCGACCCTCATGGTCGTCACTCCTCTGTGGCTTTGGCGTCTGTGGCGGTCAGCGTCTGGGCGTTCGGTGTCCGGGCGTTCGACGTCTGTGGGGTTCGGGTCAGGCGACGACGCCGTCGACCTTGAGGGCGACGACGGTGTCCCAGTCGTAGCCGAGCTCGGCGAGGATCGCGTCGCCGTGCTCGTTGAGCTCGGGGGCGCGGCCGGGCTGGGCCGGCTGCTCGTCGAACTGGACCGGCGCGGCGACCAGCTGGAACGGAGTGCCGGCGGCGTTCTCCAGGGACTGGACGTAGCCGTTCGCGACCGCCTGCGGGTCCGTGATGGCCTCCAGCGTGGTCTGGACGGCCGTCCACTGGCCGCTGAACGGGCGCAGCCGGTCGCGCCACTCGGCCAGCGGCGCGCTCCCGAACACCGCGCGCAGCTCCTTGGTGGCCTCGGCGGCGTTGGCGCTGATCGTGGCGAAGTCGGCGAAGCGCGGGTCGGTGGCGAGGTCCGGGCGGCCGACGAGGCCGCACAGCTCGGCCCAGTACCGGGTGACCTGCAGGCAGGAGAAGCTCAGGAAACGGCCGTCGCTGGTCTCGTAGCTGTTGACCAGCGGGTTGCCGGTCCGCCCGCCGGGCGGCTGCGCCCACGGGATGCCGAGTTGCCCCGACAGCGCGATCGCCTGGCCCATCGACCACATGCCCGCTCCCATCAGGGAGACGTCCACGATCGCGGCGTGGCCGGTGCGCTCGCGGTGGAACAGCGCGCCCATCAGGCCGCCGGCGATGGTCATCGCGCCGATCGAGTCGCCGAAGCCGGGTGCCGGCGGGAACGGCACCCGCCCGGGGCCGTCGTCCATCATCATCGCCGCGGCGATGCCGGCCCGGCCCCAGAAGGCGAGGAAGTCGTAGGAGCCCCGGTCGGCGTCCGGCCCGCGTTCGCCCTGGCCGACGCCGCGCGCGTAGATGATGGTCGGGTTGTGGGCGCGGATGTCCTCGACGTCGATCCTGAGCTTCGTCCGGACGCTGGGCAGTTTGTTGGTCAGGAAGATGTCGCAGGTCGCGGCGAGCTCGTAGAGGATCTTCAGGCCCTGCTCGGTCGTGAGGTCGAGGGCCAGGCTGCGCTTGCCGCGGTTCGAGTGCTCCAGCAACACGTGGACCCCGCCAGCGATGGGGGCGGTGCCGGTCGAGGCGAGGCCGCGCATCGCGTCGCCGCGTTCGACATGCTCGATCTTGATGACCTCGGCGCCCCAGTCGGCGAGCAGCGCCGAAGCGGCCGGGACGAACGTGTGCTCGGCCACCTCGAGCACGCGGACGCCCGTCATGATTGCGGTCATGCAAGTCCTCCGGCGGTCTGTGCGGGGTACCCGTGGCGAGGCGTCGGCCCTCGTCGTGATCCGGCCCGCTACCAGGCCCGGTGCGTGATCCGATCAGGACGTTGGTTTCAAAGTCGACATCGACCTCGATGTTGGCGAAGATAGTGGTCCACGCCCGCACTGGCAAGGCCGGGGGCTCGTCGCGGGCGGCCACCGGCTCGCGAGGCAGCGCCACTGGTGACGGACGGTTATGTTTCAGCGACAGACTGTCTGCGGAAGGTTGGCGCGACGATGAAGGCTGTACTGCCCTGGGCGTTCTGGATCTTCGTGGCCTTCTACGTCGTGACCGCGCCGACCGAGGCCGCGGCGTTCCTGCACACGGCGGCCGGCTGGCTCGGCGCGCTCGGCAACGGCCTGTCCACCGTCGTCACCGACACCACCAACTCGGCCTGAACGAACAGCGCCTGAACCAGCTCCGCCTGACCGGCGCCGGCCGGACTGCCGGCTTCGCCTGAACCAGCCGGCCGCGCGCCTCGGCCCGGTCAGCGCTCGATCATCCGCATCTGCTCCTCGTTGTGGTGGTCGCCGGCGGCCGGGGGGATCCGGTCGAGGCGGTCGAGCTGCGCGGGGCTCAGCGTGACCTGGTCGGCGGCGGCGTTCTCCTCGACCCGCGCGACGCGCTTGGTGCCGGGGATCGGGGCGATGTCGTCGCCCTTGGCCAGCAGCCAGGCCAACGCCACCTGGGCCGGGGTGGCGCCCACCTCGGCGGCGACGGCCCCGACCTCGTCGGCGCTGCGCAGGTTCCGCTCGAAGTTCTCGGCGGAGAACCGGGGGTTGCTCCGCCGGAAGTCGGCGTCGTCGATCTCGCCGACCGAGCGGATCTGGCCGGTGAGGAAGCCGCGGCCCAGCGGCGAGTACGGCACGAAGCCGATGCCCAGCTCGCGCAGCACCGGCAGCACCGCGGGCTCCGGGTCGCGGGTCCACAGGGAGTACTCCGACTGCAGCGCGGTGACCGGGTGGACGGCGTGGGCCCGCCGGATCGTGCTCACCCCGGCCTCGGAGAGCCCGATGTGGCGGATCTTCCCCGCGGCGACCAGCTCGGCCAGGGCGCCGATGGTGTCCTCGATCGGTGTCCGGGGGTCGACCCGGTGCTGGTAGTAGAGGTCGATGCGGTCGGTGCCCAGCCGGCGCAGCGAGCCCTCGACGGCGGTCCGGATGCTCGCCGGGCTGCTGTCGGCCCCGTCGCGACCGGTGTGGGAGATCAGGCCGAACTTCGTCGCGAGCACCACGTCGTCCCGGTGGCCCTTCAGCGCCCGGCCCACCAGCTCCTCGTTGACGTACGGCCCGTACACCTCGGCGGTGTCCAGGAAGGTGACCCCGAGGTCCAGGGCCCGGTGGATGGTCCGGATCGACTCGACGTCGTCGCCCGGGCCGATGTACGCGGTCGACATGCCCATCGCGCCCAGGCCGATCCGTGAGACGTCGAGGTCGCCCAGCTTGGCGTGCTTCATGGTCAGGTCCTTCCGTGCCGCCGTGGGTGGGCGGCGCCGTGGCAGGTGTCCGGTCCCGCTGACGCCGGTGTGGACGGCGTCCGCCGCATCGACTCTGGCCCGCGCCGCGGCGCCCGGGGAGTGGCTGGCTTTCCCGGTACCGGCAGTACCTCCCTGCGGCGCCGCCCGATGCTCTGACGGTGCGTGATCGCCCGGTTCGGTCCGCCGCCCCGCTTGGCGCCCCCACGGGCATTCTGACCTGCGGGTTTACGACACGCGGCCCCTGCTTGCGGGCCGTTCGCGGTCACTCTATGTGACTGTTGGCCTGAGGTCGGGACTCACCCCGGGGGAGTGGTCCCCGCGCGGTGCTCCGGCATCTCTGAACAGTAAACGGTCGCTGACGCCTGCCCTGGATCCCCCTGGGGCGGGCGTCAGCTGTGTGGCGTCGCCGCGCGTCGAGGAGCCAACGTGTTCCGTTCCACCGGGTCGTTCCAGGGGCTCCTCTCGCGCGCGCGACGAGGCCGGGCGGCCCGCCGCGGCCTGTGGGTCACCGCCATCCACACGACCCGGTGGGCGCTGGTCGTGCTCATCGCGGTGCTGGCCGCCCTGCTGCCCGCGGCCGACGTGGCCCAGGCCCAGGTGACGGGGATCAACCCGGTGCTGCCGGTCTCCCCGGGGACCCCGACCGCCGACCCGAGCCACGGGTTCCTCGTCCTCAACCAGGGCAACGCCTCGTTGTTCACGAACGAGACGGAGGGGCCGGTCGCCGTCGGCGGCAACCTCGCGTTCCAGAACTACCGGACCGCGCTGAACAACTCCGGGAGCTACGTGCGGCCCGGGGACAGCGCGCCGACCTCGACGGTCGTCGGCGGGTCGCTCGACTTCACCAGCAGCGGCTCCGGGTCCACCGTCACCGTGCTCGGCAACTCGTACGCCAAGGTCGGCAGCCTCGCGAACGCCACCGTCCTCGCCAGCGGCGGCACCACCCG is a genomic window of Pseudofrankia inefficax containing:
- a CDS encoding CaiB/BaiF CoA transferase family protein; this encodes MTAIMTGVRVLEVAEHTFVPAASALLADWGAEVIKIEHVERGDAMRGLASTGTAPIAGGVHVLLEHSNRGKRSLALDLTTEQGLKILYELAATCDIFLTNKLPSVRTKLRIDVEDIRAHNPTIIYARGVGQGERGPDADRGSYDFLAFWGRAGIAAAMMMDDGPGRVPFPPAPGFGDSIGAMTIAGGLMGALFHRERTGHAAIVDVSLMGAGMWSMGQAIALSGQLGIPWAQPPGGRTGNPLVNSYETSDGRFLSFSCLQVTRYWAELCGLVGRPDLATDPRFADFATISANAAEATKELRAVFGSAPLAEWRDRLRPFSGQWTAVQTTLEAITDPQAVANGYVQSLENAAGTPFQLVAAPVQFDEQPAQPGRAPELNEHGDAILAELGYDWDTVVALKVDGVVA
- a CDS encoding aldo/keto reductase: MKHAKLGDLDVSRIGLGAMGMSTAYIGPGDDVESIRTIHRALDLGVTFLDTAEVYGPYVNEELVGRALKGHRDDVVLATKFGLISHTGRDGADSSPASIRTAVEGSLRRLGTDRIDLYYQHRVDPRTPIEDTIGALAELVAAGKIRHIGLSEAGVSTIRRAHAVHPVTALQSEYSLWTRDPEPAVLPVLRELGIGFVPYSPLGRGFLTGQIRSVGEIDDADFRRSNPRFSAENFERNLRSADEVGAVAAEVGATPAQVALAWLLAKGDDIAPIPGTKRVARVEENAAADQVTLSPAQLDRLDRIPPAAGDHHNEEQMRMIER